Within the Fusarium keratoplasticum isolate Fu6.1 chromosome 1, whole genome shotgun sequence genome, the region TGTCGAGTCCTTCCTCGCCAATAGATGTCGCGACGAGAACGTTGAATTCTCCTCGTTTGAACCTTTCAATCGCCGCGATCTGCTGGGCTTGCTTCATGCCTTCTCCTCGTTTGCCGTCGGCTTGCCCAACGAAGACACTAGCTTTGATGAGCGGCCGATGGGTGTTCAGCATGCGCACGATTTCGTCCGCCGAGTCACGGTACTCGCTGAAGACAATCACTCGTGTTGCAGAGCCCTCTCCCTTATCCATGAAGTGGTTCAGCACGCAATCCGCCAAGGCAGTGAGCTTGGGATGGCCCACGAAGCCATCTGTGCGTAGCCACTTGGAGATTctgtccatcatctcctggaAGTTGGAGTCTTGGATAAGTTGGCGCTTGTACTTGGACCCTTTCTCCCCCTTGCCTTCCTGCTCACTGCGCAAGTCGACGAGATTGTCGTAAAACGGTTTGATTCCGTGAAAGTTGAGCAGCTTTATGGAGTGCGCGATACTTGTGAGAACGTTGAAGACGGCTCGCATCATATGTTGAACTCCCTGGTTTGCGTGCCTCCCGCGTGATGCAAACCATTCCTTCTGAGATTGCATCAGGCCATAAGCTGTGATAGCCATGGGATTCCGTCCGAACCAGATATTTTGTGATGTCAATTTGTCGGTTAAAGGTTTCAGCGCCTTGGTGAATAACTCGCTAACAAGACACATCTCGTCGGATGGGTCAAGAACAACCTGTTCGGTATTTCTCTGGTGGACATATTGGCGGATATCGATCGAATCCTCAGTACGAATCTCGCAATGGGAAATTCCAAGGTTGTCAATAACCTCCTGTACCGTCTCGATCTTTGATCCAGGTGTGGCAGTCAGCGCCAGCACACGGAAACTGTTGGAGAAACGACGGATGAGTTTCGTGACCTTGGCATAGGCATATTCTCCAACTGCTCGGTGTGCTTCGTCAATGACTAGCAAAGCGATCTGCTTTGGATCCGCATAACCATGGGAAATGTCGTTCAGAAGAGTCTGCGGAGTCATGAAGAACACCCGTCGCGCCTCCCACTCGTCAACACGCAGAGCTGGGGGGATATCTCCCGTCAAAAGAGTCGTCTCTGAACGAGGGATTCCAGCGATGTTGTAGCACGCATCAACCTGTTGTGCCACGAGGGGCTTCGTAGGGGCAACAAAGACAAGCTTGGCGGTCTTCGTCCACCGGTAAAAGTTAAGCATAACGGTTGCCGCAATGAATGTCTTTCCTAGACCGGTTGGTAGAGCCACCAATGTGTTGTTGAAAAGACTAttcttgacgatgctgaaCTGATAGTCGCGGATGGCGCCTAGGTTTGTGGGGTAAACCCAGGTTTtcatggcctcctcgtctATCGCATGATGAGTCCGCGCCTCTGGGGGAAGATCGGCACGGAATACGCGTGCAGTTGCTGGCTgtgatggtcttgggccATCACTCGATATCGAGCCACCGAAGAGGGTCGTCTGACGCCAATTTCCTGAACTCGTCCTGCTAAATCCTGACCGCGCAGCCTGAGGCGCTGAGATTGTCGCAGAAGCGGGTGGCCTTGACTGGGGCGGCTCTGGAGATGAGAAGGCATCTGATGGAAGATCCTCCAATTCCAAGGCCGCTACAGCCGCCGGATCCTGCTGGCTGGTCGGCTTGGAAACTTGGGGCGCCGATTTCTGTATGGTTCTTGTGGTGCCTTGTCCACCAATAGAGGATGAGACCTGTTCAAGAGCCGTGATGAAGTCCTCGTCGGCAATATCGTCGTCGAATTCGTCACTGTCCATGGTGAAAGCAACGCCGCAGAAGCGGCTATCCGGAATTTATAGCAGAATACAGGAGATCAGAGCATCATGAACTGCGAGGTAGTCCAATTGTGCCACCTCAATCACTGTTGACAGAAATATTGACAGTTGATGGTTGGTAAAGATCCAGGCAGGAACGCGTCGCACTAGCTACCAGGCCTACCAAGCCACGCCAaggcgagaagagagaaacgCGAGGTCACGTGCAAAGACGGGCAGACATCAATGCAGTGGTCATTCCCTTTATCAAAGCCTGCCGTGCCCAACAATACCTACCCAAAAAGGGGTGCATGAATTAGGAAATTTCTTGGATAAAGAGCGCTAGAATAACGGACAATCTGAAGGGCTCTTAAAGGAAATTTTATCAGAGAACAAAGGGATTATTCACCAATTTGGCAAGCTCATGTCAACGCACCGTGTTCGCGGGCGAACGTTTCACTGACTCATATCGGGTGCTAGTCCCAATCAGGTATATTACTGCAAGGCTGCCTGCTTGCCTGGGAACCTTCACCTTCGCACCAGTGGGGCTTTGCAAAACGTCACATCGACCCCCAGAAGAACCTTTGCGTTCTGGCATCCTTTTCAACGAAACTCTACTCATTCAACTACAAACGCGCATTCCCACGTCAGAAGAACCAGCGCACCGCTACTTCTCGCGTTCCGGAAGTGCGACAGCGACCACAAGGCGATTGATTTTCCGTCGTTCCTTCCCCTTCAAGCTCGACCCTCACACGACTCTCCTCTCACCGAGAGacgcctcgcctcgcccaCAACAGCggcgacagcgacagcgaccAGTTCTATTTCTGATCGCCTCTCCACTGCAAAAGAGTCTCACCGACTTGAGCACAAACCACCACCCATCGCCTCGCTCGATATTGCGCTCTCGACTTGAACCACGGGCTCGATCATCTCGAACGTCATCGCTTGATCTCTGTTCAACTCGTCGAAAGCTTCGCGCAACATCAACCTCCAAAACAAAAcccaagaaaaaaaagaccaCCAAACAACCACAAAAAAAACCCTTAAAAAAAACCACTACAAAAAAACAACCTACAAAAAACCACCTACCGTCACCGCATCCCTTACCAAGCCTATTACCATGGCGCCCCGAGGTCGTCAGACCACTACAGCGCGGAATGCGACCCGCAAGGCGAGCGCTGCGTCAAGAGGTGGCATCTCTAAGCGTAAGGCTGGTGGTCGCAtggatggcgatggtgacTTGGACATGGACAGCGCCGGTCGACGCTCGAAGCGGCCTGCAAATGCAGACTCGAAGCCCACCAGGTCTAGTACCCGGCTCTCGACCACAAACCCACGTGGCGCTTCGCGGAACGCTCAGAACGTCCTGAAGCACCTGAGCAATGGCTCAGCTTCGTCTCTTGCCTCTCGCATTTCTAGCGTATCTTCCGGCAGAGGCCCCAAGACACGGTCACAGGACATGACTGGTCTCAAGATGGTGCGAGTTGGTGGCTtgaaggagagcaaggctGCGAGCAACCCCGGTGGCGGGCTCAACGATCTTCTCGGCTTCCTGGAGCGCAAGGCTTCATCACTCCGCACCGGATCAAAGCGAAAGGTCGCAATCAGAAAGGTATGTTTATCATTGACGGAGCATCAGGTGCGGACTACACGACGCGACAACGCGAGACTTTGGAAGTCATATGTCGATTTCAATGCGATCTGAATGCGATTTAAATGCGATTCACGCTAGATGATTACACCCACCCGCACCTTGGCTCATCACCTTCGACATTCCCTGCTAACTCAGTGTAGAGCCACTATGTCGGCGACTACGTCTACGTAGGAgcgaccgaggaggacgtgGAGGAACTAATTAAGCTCAACACCTTCACCTTTGCCGGCGCACAATTGGAGGTCATCCGCGTGGATGAAATACCCGATCGCGGCAGCAGAGTCGAATCCAAGGAAACCCAAGAGCTTCGAGCCAAGCTCCAGGAAATTCTCAGCCAGAGATACATTGGCGCGAACAAGTTGCTAAAGCTCGACGCCCTTGCTGCGGATCCAATCCTCGTCGCCCTAGGCATGTTCGACACCCGTGAGCGAGCTCTCAAGACGCTCAAAGGACTCATGGCCATCTGCGACGGACTCTTTAAGACGGAGAAGGATAAGCGCGATGCCATCGAGAGCATCAGcctcgccaacaacaacatcgacGACGTCGCTCAGGTAGAGGTGGTGGCTACAACATTCCCGcacctcaagaacctcgacatGAGTGGCAACCAGGTGGCCAACATGCAAGCTTTCCAGCCATTCAAGGGAAAGTTCAAGCACCTCGAGACCATCTACGTTACTGGCAACCCTATTGAGATGGCAGACCCCACCTTCGCAGCCACTCTCCTTGAGTGGTTCCCCAAGCTGCAAATCATCAACGGCAACCAGCTGCGCACACCCGAACAAATTGCTGAAAAGGAGGCCGCCTCAAGACCCAAGCCGATCCCTCAGAACGGCCCTGACTTCCGAGATGTCGGAGGCGTTGGCGAGAACTTCCTCCTGGAGTTCTTTGCCTGCTACGACAACGACCGGCCTGGCCTGGCATCTCGATTCTACGACGAGGACAGTCAGTTCTCTGTCTCCATCAGCACCCACTCAGCCCGGGACCCCGACGCACCTGCCCCTATGCCATGGGGATCATACATCAAGCTCTCCCGAAACTTGACCAAGATCAACCACCAGAACGCCCGTGTGCAGCGATTGTTCCGAGGTGCCAACAGCATCCAAGACGCCTGGAAGACTCTCCCACTCACCCGACATCCCGACATCAAGCAGGAGTTGACCAAGTACATCATGGATTGCCATCCTCTGCAGGGTCTTGCGGACCCCAGTGGTCAGAGCCCTGGAGGCGTTGACGGTCTCATCATTACGGTACAtggcgagtttgaggagcAGGATCCAGGCACCAACGCGACTGGGAAGCGCAGCTTTTCCCGTGTCTTCGTTCTTGGACCTGCCAAGCCGGGTAGGGGAGTCATCCGTGTGGTCAGTGACATGCTGTCTCTTAGAGCGTACAGCGCGCTTCCCAACGTCTTTGCGGCTCCCACTCCCCCTCCCGCCGCGGCCGACCAGCACCAGGCGATGATCGCCGAGCTTTCAAAGCAAACCGGCATGACGCCTCAGTACTCGGAGATGTGTCTCACCCAGGTCAACTGGGAATTCGATAAGGCTTTGGTGATTttcaacgagaagaaggtatgtgatttctttttttatcGGCTTGTAGTAGCGGTAAGCTAACCAGATTCAGGCCCAACTTCCACCAGAGGCCTTTGCCACGATGGCCAGCTCATAGGTTGACGGCCAATGCGTGATGGCTCTAGACATGCCTATGCCCATGCAGGGACTCTACCAGGCGATGCAGTATTAAGCTTTCAATGACTTTAGGGGGGTGATGAAACGGCATTATATCAATGATGGGATGAGCAACAGCCCACCTACAGCGATGATTTGGAGTTTGGGGCATTTACGGACAAGCATTAGAAGGCCAGCAGAATGGTCTGGCGTGGCCTGGGAGTGGTATAGGGGGGCAATGATTTCAATCAGGAGGAAATTGGGACTCGAGGTTGCGGGACTTTGTGCCCGCCTTGTATAAGTGATCAATAGGGGTGTAACAAGAATGGACATATGGTACCACAAGAAATACTGTTGAGTGAGACAGATGATTTAACTGCCGTGAATGGACATGTACATGTCTCAACATATGATGCGTGACTGAGACAGGTCCAGTTATCCAACAGATATATTGATTTCGTCCTTTGTAATGTGCCGCTGCAGGGTTTTTGCCAGTCCTGTTGGTAAGACGCTGGCTGAGGCATTCATCTGGTCAAGACAGCACGGCAGTCGTGTGATCTTCAACAACTGCCGATGATGTGACAGGCCAGTGTGTTGGGATTGGCCCAGAAGCCTCTACCCGTGGGAAATTGAGGGGCGGGAGCGGGATGTGATGATGCTCTGCATgcgagttggagaaggggcCAATCAGCTGCATTCCACACCATCCTGTGTGAAGCTTCTGAAGAGCCGCGCGCTCTGTTATCACATTCGGATCTTGGCGACATCGAAAGCCGGTTTAAGGGTGGCCTCGCCACCAAAGTGGCCGCATATCCTCTAGGGTAGATGCGAGGGAACTAGACGCGTGTGCCACCTGTGGGTGAGATGTTGGCGCTTAGATGGCTACAAGTGACAACATGGCAAACTGTATTGGCTGGAAGTTAAGCATCCCACATCAAAAAAGGGCATGAAAAGTCAGTTGCTGACATTGTCCATGCGTGGCGCGATGGTTCAACAAGCGTTTCCCATGATTCCACGTTGAGGGTTTCGACCGCAGAAACGCATGACAAACTTGGCTGGCAACTGTTACCTCACATCTGGAAACGGCGACGATCACCATTTGCAGCAGGCAAATCGGGAAATATCAGTTCACAAATCATGTTTTAGCTCATATGGAAAAAAGCCCGGTGTTGGAGATCCAGCGTAGAGCGGTCGATCAGGCATAGTGGTACGTAACAGTAGACGGGTAGTGACAATGAATCCAGCGTAGGGTAAACATTACTAAGTGAAACTGCACTTGAGGATGGTAAACAACGTCACTAGTTGACGATAACAGCACGTCATGTTTCTCGTATATAAAAATTGATCATCGTGAATAGATGAAGGACTCCCAAATGGCACTACCCGATATTCTGGTTGACGCGGGTCTGTCAAGTGGCCGGCCGACCTGCCGAAAAGGGACCCAGATGACAGCTCCTATCAGAACCAACGACGCTGCAGATGGTGTGCGTTAGCGAGAGCACACGCCTGAGATGGCGAGATCTCGACGAGACCGGAAGCACGTGGAAGGACCTTGGAAAAGCCCCCCGTCATGATTATGATGGAGCGATCTCTGTTGGAAGGGCAATGAGGATCGACACGAGGTGGGTGGCCCCCCGCCCAGCGAACCTTCATCCCGCGAAATGCAATCAATGTCAACGTCTCTGGTAGACTCTATTTGCGTCTGTCCATCTCGCAGACGAGTTCGAGGAGCGGAGAATAAAACCAGCTCACTCAATAAGAGCGTCAGGTCGCTATCCGACCCTGGTCACCTCCAGGGGTCAGGGATTCAGGTGGGCGTTATGGCGCGTTTCATCTGGAGGCGGCTGGGTGGGGATGGGACCGCGGTGCCTGGGAGGACTGGGGTGCTTGTCGAATTGGTTGGTGGGAATCCTCTCAGCAGAGTGGGAGTCGAGTCGAATCCATGGCGCCTCTCTCACCATGAGGGTATCACTCAGCGAGCGCGAGTTCGCGCTGTCAAGTGACCGAGTTCGCCAGGTCGCATGGAGCAGGGAACGCACCCGGCGTCCGGTCCTCACAATTTCTCATGCCAATCCAGTCCAATCTCGCTCGGCCGGTGAGAGTCGGGTGGTAGGCTATACGGGGAGCTACTTATGCACGGGGATTCTAGAGCTGTGTGAGGTGCGGAACGTGTTGCGCGTCTCGTCGCGGGGGGAAGCGTATCAGGTAGAGGACGATGTGAGGGAGAGCGACGTTGGTTACGTAGGCGAGCTCAAGCGGGCTCAATCAACACGAGAAGATACCTAGAGAAGCCTGAGGATTCTCGTACCTGTCGACGGGCATTCGTGGCATGTAAGTCGATGCGAGGGAATGGGGAAGAGATGCTGCGAGGGGGGGTCTGGGCGCTCAGAGATTTCCATGCATTGCTGGCCTCTCTTATGCAGAGGGCGCTATCCGAAATGCAAATGCCAGAATCACAGAGGAGCCATCCAGCCTGTGGCCGTGCTCAGAATCTCATTACCACCGGGTGGTACTGGGCATTTGTGCGCTACCTATATGGATGATACAATACCCCAAGTGCTACGAAAAAAGGTGACGAGCGTCCAGGGTTCTAGTGGCTGCTTGGTTGCTCGCCCCCTCCCCTATTTTAATCTCTTGATGCCCAGGATGGAAGAACGGGCCTCAATGCCCGGAGCCTTGTCCTGGGTGAGGTGCTCTCTGCCAGGGTCCGTGGGGCCGCGCCGCCCCCCTGATCGGAGGCCTGGAGGCCCTGAAGGCCCTGAAGAAATGCTCCATGCCACCAATCGGCAGCCTGCATAGACCGCCGGGACCCTTGCAGCTGGGCGTCATGGAACGTTTGGCGCGGGGCCAGAATTGGCCAACCAGGAACCTCCGCCCCTGGGTGAGACGTCCAGCCTCTGAGGAAGGACCCGCCATCCCTGCTGTTCTCGCATTTCGTATCGTCCATCACTCGCTGTTGGCGCTGGCGTCTCACCTCACTCACTCCGCCTCGTCCATGCTCTCTCTCAACTCCATACTAAGCTGCTATGCCCAGGTCAAAGCTCACGATaatggctggctggccggCTTCAACATCGTAGCCGTTTCTGCTGGCTTGCCGAATCACAGGCGTTTCTGTCCTTAGCACCGAAAAGCAAATTTGCCCTGGCTCGTGTATTGCACTGAGGCTTGCCCAGTGGCTGTTTGCAGCATCCAAACCAGGATCCCACGAGCTTCAACCCCTGTTCGTTTGTGTCTCTCGATCCATGGATCGTCTGCTGAGGCCCTGTCTTTGCTCGTCTCTCTGACTCCGCCTCTGACAAGGCCCCCGTCTCGACTCTCCACTACCTGTTCGTGCCAAACCCGTCGTCCTCCTGTCCTGCATCGTTCCTCTCATTCTCCCTCTCGTTCTGGCCTGCTCTGCTTTTCGCGCTTGTTTCTGCCGCACACCCATTCCAGACCTCGCAACACCGTCTGGCACGAGAGCGTCGAGGTTTATTGCCCATCGCTGGATTCCCTCCTTTTCCCACGTAGCGCGAATTCACACGCCCGAGTGCATTCCCCTGCCACCTCTGTTTCGCCTACCTGCCCAGGGGCATACCGAACAAACGTACGACCAACAGCCACCCACCTCCCGCAACCTGTGGCCCCCGACTCGAACCTCACTTCTTCCCCTtcgacgacggcgacgacgatctGCTCCTATCCAAGGCAGTCAATGTGATCTCTTCACGTCGAACTATTCTCTTTACCAATACTCGCACCTGTGGTGTTGAGACTTCAGCCACCGTTCCACTCCTTTCGACGCTCGCTGTCTGTCCGCTGCATTCGGCCAGCTCTCCCCAGCTTTCGCCTCACCATATCGCCACGTCTGCTAGCTGCAACTTTGTCTGCTTGCGACTGACCTTGTTCATTCCCTACCCGCGAAGCCTTCTATTCGATCCGACCCCGCGTCCCGTTCCTTTGGCGCGACCCGTTGCTTCTCGTCTTGATCACCGAAGTCGAACTTCGACCCCCAAACCGACGATTTCATCACCACTGGCCCGTGGCCAAATCGCTGCAACGACTCGATCCGCGACGCGAATCTCATCCGAGCGAATTATCGAAACCGCCATGCCATCGCAAGTCTACTAACTTAATCACGAGGTTGTAATTTGACTGGGAATTTCCGCTGCGATGAGTTTACCGAAGCCACCATCGCCTCTGACGGGGGCGTGCTCTGTCATTCATGACAACACACTTTATGTTTATACGCAAAATGCGTTCATGTCCCTACCATTAGAGAAGGACGCAGAATGGAAGAAGTTGGCGACTGGAGAGAAGGTCTCCGGCGGGGTTTGTGTTGGTACTGACTCTGGTCTCTTCGTCGTTGGTGGTACCGGCGGCTCAGACTCATATACCGGTCTGCAGAAGTTCACGTACGGGGACAAGAAGTGGTCGACCATTACTCTCTCAAGCCCGATCACGAAAAATCTCCAACACCATGGCGCGGCTTACCTCAAAAGCACCGACCGAATCTTTGTCTACGCAGGCACGAAGGATGGAAGTGAAACAGCAACGAGTGAGGGTTGGGTTATTGGCGCTTCAGAGCCACACACCATCCTCGCGGCAGGACCAACTGTATCGGCTCTCAACCCTATTCTTCTTCCCTGGTCCGACACCGATGTTTGCTTTGTTGGCGGCAGCGACTCGAACACCGCCGTCTCCTGGTATAACCCCGACGCCGGCTGGCGACTATCCGGAACCACCCTTTCCGAGCCCATCCCGAGTTCTATGCGGGCTGTTCTTGTACCCGGTGACGATGGATCTATCAGCCTCTACGTTTTTGATCTTACCGCGAGCCCCAACAAGGTCCGCCGTCACCTGGTCTGGACCGCCGACAACCAACCCGTAACCCTCTCGGAGGCTTTGACGAAGCGCGATGCAACCGGAAGCGACTGGCCAGCGTACAACGCAACATTGGCACCGAAGGAAGCGCGCAGCAACGACTATACAGTTGCCCAGGATAGCAACGGGAAGATCGTTTTCGTTGGCGGCAGTGACAAGCTGCCCGTCGCCATGTTTGACGGAAAGGAAAACGCTTGGATGGATTCTGTTAAGGTCTTGGGCTCTGAGCCACAGAAGCTCCTGGCCGAAACGACCTCATCCAAGACCTCCTCTGCTACTAAGACCTCTACCTCCACCAAGTCGACTTCCACCAAGTCATCTTCGACCGTTTCCTCCACGAGCACGGAATCATTTACCACGGACTCATCGACCTTTTTAACCTCAACTGCCACTGCGACAGACAGTTCGACTGCCTCTTGGACTCTCTCAGAGTCTAGCACCGCATCCTCGACTGATATTGTCCCCGTCGGCGGCGCAACTAAGAGTGGTGATTCTGGTCTTAGCTCCAGTGCTATTTTGGGTATCACACTGGGAACGATTCTTGGATTCCTGGCCGCGCTTATTGTTATCCTCCTGCTCTTGCGTCGTCGCAAGAAGACTCGCCAACCCTCACCAGAAGCTGCTCATGCTCGACACAACTATCCTCCTGATGAGAAGGACCCGATGGCATTTGGTAATGGCCAGCTTTCACCAAACTCTGCCCACTTCCGCGGTCACAACTCTCAGCTGTCTCAGGAGTCATACTCATCCATGGCTATCCTGATGGGCCGTGCTGGAAAGAACAAGACCAGCATCACCCGAAAGCCCAGCAGCGGCACTAACCGAAGCTCTGTTGGTTCCCTGCACAAGCAGCTGAAGGCTACAATCAGCAAGCCCATCCTTCAGGAAATGCAACACCCCGTCCTGCAAGGTCAGGACACCAGAGGTGTTGCTTTCGACCCAACTGTTGCGGAACCTCGCCCTCGCAACGGACCTCTTGAGACGCAAGACGGCATGCGAAGAAGCTCCGGCTGGAACCGATACTGGTCAGGCGGCAGTGCCCTCCAGATTCTCGGCTTCGGTGGTCCTAAGAGGAACACTGTCGGATCCGATAGCGAATCTCACTACTCAGATTCGATTGCAGCCCGCAACCCCCGTGTTACGCAGGACTCTGCCACTGTACCCCCCTTGAACTTTGACTTCCGGCCTGAGATGAACCGCGTCAACTCTGGAAGCCCTGTGGTGGCAGAATACAGCAAGATCCCCTTTAGAGATGGAGTAGCTGGTAAGATTGAGCGCCCCACCTCAAAGGCGTCCTCAGGCTACTCCAGTGGTATCCCTGAGAGTATCAACGAAACTTGGGATCCCGACTATAAGGCGAAGCCCTGGGGCACAGATAGAGCGCCCAGCAGCGTCTATAACCCGAGCTTCTACTTTGGAACACCTCTGTCGCCGAGTgttcctccccctccccgcAACCCTCCATCTGGTGTGAGCACACAACCTCAGCTCGCTATGGCATCGACATCGTCAGATATGAGCTGGCTGAATCTCGGTGACCGACGAGTCTAAGGACTTGGAGCCTCGACGAACCATTATGAAGCGTCTAGGTTCTTAATGCTCCCCTAATGAGGCACCGATATACCCCATGATGTTCTGACGCAagcatctccttctcaaacATATGCAAAAGTCTTTACGAACCGCGGATGGATCTGTTTTACTCGCAAGGAGCGGTTCTCGGCGAACAAGATTCGCCTTTGGCGCATCTCGCGCTCTGTCACTCTTTTCTCCTTTCACATCTCCGTGCACGTACATACGAGGACGCGCACTCAAACACACTCACTGCTCCTCGTGGACCCAGCGTCTATCGGGAGGAGCCATCTCTTTTCTCCTTTTTGATAAAGCATCGCATGAATCGGCGTCGGCACCTCACTGCTCGACCTAATCTGTCTCAtattcctttttcttt harbors:
- a CDS encoding ATP-dependent DNA helicase, which produces MDSDEFDDDIADEDFITALEQVSSSIGGQGTTRTIQKSAPQVSKPTSQQDPAAVAALELEDLPSDAFSSPEPPQSRPPASATISAPQAARSGFSRTSSGNWRQTTLFGGSISSDGPRPSQPATARVFRADLPPEARTHHAIDEEAMKTWVYPTNLGAIRDYQFSIVKNSLFNNTLVALPTGLGKTFIAATVMLNFYRWTKTAKLVFVAPTKPLVAQQVDACYNIAGIPRSETTLLTGDIPPALRVDEWEARRVFFMTPQTLLNDISHGYADPKQIALLVIDEAHRAVGEYAYAKVTKLIRRFSNSFRVLALTATPGSKIETVQEVIDNLGISHCEIRTEDSIDIRQYVHQRNTEQVVLDPSDEMCLVSELFTKALKPLTDKLTSQNIWFGRNPMAITAYGLMQSQKEWFASRGRHANQGVQHMMRAVFNVLTSIAHSIKLLNFHGIKPFYDNLVDLRSEQEGKGEKGSKYKRQLIQDSNFQEMMDRISKWLRTDGFVGHPKLTALADCVLNHFMDKGEGSATRVIVFSEYRDSADEIVRMLNTHRPLIKASVFVGQADGKRGEGMKQAQQIAAIERFKRGEFNVLVATSIGEEGLDIGQVDLIVCYDSSASPIRMLQRMGRTGRKRAGNIVLLLMRGKEEDQFAKSKDNYEKMQTLICEGSRFNFRFDLSTRIVPRAIRPEVDKRHVDIPVENTQDTSLPEPKKRRVPAGKKKPPKKFHMPDGVETGFQSVASMLKVGGKAKQTKARQNPELSDIAQVPDQSRVLLNDEELKELNRAYRDLPFNHTVVEETAIPSMTAYPELQRQLRPVFKLKHGTRTKRCVEMWKKMGTDPESMVLPCRSVDTSDYLEIPVPAFAGSDDEPQEARPPARAKPTKPAAPAKKKANRQPPSKAQPQAKRRRLSPVLEPESYVLGSMVDDGMSDEEEEEEEEEEATPRGRGRPKKGSKPRGKGKRKTQRKTGGINSDEVGDDCDRDSDLMETDGSDDGEDLVDFIVSDNHPISSLREAPTSPISTGASQPPGTDETAKPFFVPTRFSATQESEDIPELGELVKKKAGGRSAVEESEDDVTTRRAIRGRRAMVVDESDSDF